TGATTTCGATTGAGCTTGTGGCGGATGATTTTCATTGCCGTTATACCAAGCACAGCAAGACCTATGAGTTTATCGTGGATAGAGGACGTCCCAAAAATCCTATGCGCCGTCACTATGCCACCCACTTTCCTTATCCGCTTGATGTGGAACGGATGCGGGAGGCTATCAAAAAATTAGAAGGCACTCATGATTTCACCGGCTTTACAGCATCTGGGACTAGTGTAGAGGATAAGGTTCGCACCATCACAGAAGCTAGTTTAACAGTTGATGAGACAGGTCAGTTTTTGACCTTTACCTTTTCAGGAAATGGTTTCTTGTATAAGCAGATTCGCAATATGGTGGGGACACTACTCAAAATCGGCAATAACCGCATGCCAGTAGAGCAGATTGACCTCATCTTGGAGAAGAAGGACAGGCAACTTGCAGGTCCCACTGCAGCACCAAATGGTTTATATTTAAAGGAGATTCGTTATGAAGAATAATCGCATTTTAGCACTTTCTGGAAATGATATTTTTAGTGGTGGTGGTTTGTCCGCGGATTTGGCTACTTATACCTTGAACGGCTTGCATGGCTTTGTAGCAGTGACTTGTTTGACAGCTTTAACAGAAAAGGGCTTTGAAGTCTTTCCAACTGACGATACCATTTTTCAACATGAATTAGATAGCTTGCGTGATGTGGAGTTTGGGGGAATTAAGATTGGTCTTCTCCCTACTGTCAGTGTGGCTGAGAAGGCATTGGACTTTATCAAGCAACGCCCAGGAGTGCCTGTGGTTCTGGATCCTGTCTTGGTCTGCAAGGAAACGCACGACGTAGCAGTTAGTGAACTCTGCCAAGAGTTGATTCGCTTTTTTCCTCATGTCAGTGTGATTACACCTAATCTTCCTGAAGCAGAATTATTGGCAGGTCAGGAAATTAAAACCTTGGAAGACATGAAAACTGCAGCTCAGAAATTACATGACTT
This portion of the Streptococcus mitis B6 genome encodes:
- the truA gene encoding tRNA pseudouridine(38-40) synthase TruA — translated: MTRYKATISYDGYAFAGFQRQPHARSVQEEIEKTLTRLNKEQAITVHGAGRTDSGVHALGQVIHFDLPYQMDEEKLRFALDTQSPEDIDVISIELVADDFHCRYTKHSKTYEFIVDRGRPKNPMRRHYATHFPYPLDVERMREAIKKLEGTHDFTGFTASGTSVEDKVRTITEASLTVDETGQFLTFTFSGNGFLYKQIRNMVGTLLKIGNNRMPVEQIDLILEKKDRQLAGPTAAPNGLYLKEIRYEE
- a CDS encoding bifunctional hydroxymethylpyrimidine kinase/phosphomethylpyrimidine kinase, giving the protein MKNNRILALSGNDIFSGGGLSADLATYTLNGLHGFVAVTCLTALTEKGFEVFPTDDTIFQHELDSLRDVEFGGIKIGLLPTVSVAEKALDFIKQRPGVPVVLDPVLVCKETHDVAVSELCQELIRFFPHVSVITPNLPEAELLAGQEIKTLEDMKTAAQKLHDLGAPAVIIKGGNRLSQDKAVDVFYDGQNFTVLENPVIQGQNAGAGCTFASSIASHLVKGDELLPAVESSKAFVYRAIAQADQYGVRQYEANQNN